The Fimbriimonadia bacterium genome has a segment encoding these proteins:
- a CDS encoding PEP-CTERM sorting domain-containing protein codes for MGVSANARGDVLWLARTPDYYAPWEVWYSELVPEPGSLGAICIGAAAVGLSRRCRRR; via the coding sequence ATGGGTGTTTCCGCCAACGCGCGTGGCGACGTGCTCTGGCTCGCACGAACCCCAGACTACTACGCGCCGTGGGAGGTGTGGTACTCGGAGCTCGTCCCGGAGCCGGGAAGTCTTGGCGCCATCTGCATCGGTGCAGCGGCCGTGGGGCTGTCGCGGAGGTGTCGGAGGAGATGA
- a CDS encoding adenylate/guanylate cyclase domain-containing protein, with protein MTLLMTDIEASTEKWERYPGAMRDAVALHDRMLRKEITAHQGQIVKALGDSFLAVFESAGQAALAAIGIQRALKTLEWPIPEPLRVRIGLNSGDLAPEGNDYFGPPVNRLARIVAAGHGGQILASDTTAKLLPNDNGWEIRDLGMHRLTGVPEAQRIYQLVSGDGPEEFASLRTPEIQPNNLPLEITEFFGRQSEIEMLGKLLRRPETALVTLTGPGGVGKSRLAARVAEDLMPHYEHGVWWVPLSALPPNVGSDELATRAMRAMRMAYDEGNPVEQLLDRLAARHSLVLWDGFERQLESADLVSAIMHSCPRVTQLVTSREILRLGGEYEWVVGTLPLGDALRLFEATVQRTRPSFVIGHDNRELIEEICRRLDHLPLAIELAAAQCRIFTPRQILERLGDRFGLLATVRRDVEERQRSLAAAIAWSYDSLTESEQKTFRNLCVFQGPFTLAAAQAVCGGSDVLSDIAGLREKSLLRTEEDGGEMRFVLLQSLREYGLAKVAQHGDIMDLKRRHASFYADMLSELTHSEWQWFPFAYVKRLVQARDQLRAAAHYTQELADGPLTARLVSAVVRLPQLLMPFSRGEIVSWIESSLPAMESFAPAEARARALYLLGAHRIRLMPGSDEGIRMVNQALQVAREANMPYDLCMFLASSSVMLPERREEFLAELEALASTGNPYAILFWHVFSGRALASERRIDEAFARTQAATIPLQRSGSTELLVALQVMLADLALVLHGAERAKRLLDEIKYDNLEELDYELGASMMRLYVRVEALLGNLDKAEEWAERATWWHEVAEDVALASAAHATQAGLALIRGNLDAAEDHVRRARSWLANVEVPHLRIHYLFAAAELALAKGKPDEALGHLCEIDTHTSWVILEPWRERKIALTACAEWLRGNERSAARLFAFAMAKGSPLMEDGVALSRFRSVWQDFQDRCDRSVIEAGESDAVHWSVEQALAAAQEICDQARGY; from the coding sequence GTGACGCTGCTGATGACGGACATCGAAGCGAGCACGGAGAAGTGGGAGCGATACCCCGGTGCCATGCGCGATGCCGTGGCGCTGCACGACCGCATGTTGCGCAAGGAGATAACCGCTCACCAGGGCCAGATCGTAAAGGCGCTAGGTGACAGCTTTCTCGCCGTGTTCGAGAGCGCAGGGCAAGCCGCTCTAGCAGCCATCGGGATCCAGCGCGCGCTCAAGACGCTGGAGTGGCCCATCCCGGAGCCGCTCCGAGTTCGTATCGGGCTGAACAGCGGCGACCTGGCTCCCGAGGGTAACGATTACTTCGGCCCACCGGTGAATCGTCTCGCGCGGATCGTTGCTGCCGGCCATGGGGGACAGATACTAGCCTCGGACACCACTGCCAAGCTGTTACCTAACGACAACGGTTGGGAGATCCGAGACCTCGGCATGCACCGGCTAACCGGCGTGCCGGAGGCCCAGCGAATCTATCAGCTCGTGTCCGGCGACGGGCCGGAGGAATTCGCATCCCTGCGCACGCCCGAGATCCAGCCGAACAACCTTCCCCTCGAGATCACGGAGTTCTTCGGGAGGCAATCCGAGATCGAGATGCTGGGCAAGCTGCTGCGCCGTCCGGAGACCGCGCTGGTAACACTGACAGGTCCAGGAGGGGTCGGCAAGAGCCGGCTGGCTGCGCGCGTGGCGGAGGATCTGATGCCGCACTACGAGCACGGTGTGTGGTGGGTACCGCTTTCCGCACTGCCGCCGAACGTGGGATCGGACGAGCTCGCGACACGGGCGATGCGGGCGATGCGCATGGCCTACGACGAGGGTAATCCGGTAGAGCAGCTGCTGGACCGACTCGCTGCACGACACTCGCTAGTGCTGTGGGATGGTTTCGAGCGCCAGCTCGAGTCTGCGGACCTCGTTTCGGCCATCATGCATAGCTGCCCTCGGGTTACGCAACTCGTCACTAGCCGAGAGATTCTTAGGCTGGGCGGGGAGTATGAGTGGGTAGTAGGCACGCTGCCCCTAGGTGATGCGCTACGGCTATTCGAGGCGACCGTGCAACGCACGAGGCCGTCGTTCGTCATCGGTCATGACAACCGCGAGCTGATCGAGGAGATCTGCCGAAGATTAGACCACCTACCACTTGCCATCGAGCTTGCCGCCGCACAGTGCCGCATCTTCACTCCAAGGCAGATACTGGAGCGGCTGGGAGACCGGTTCGGACTTCTGGCAACGGTTCGCAGGGACGTGGAGGAGCGGCAAAGGTCGCTCGCGGCTGCGATCGCATGGAGTTATGACAGCCTGACAGAGTCGGAGCAAAAGACTTTCCGCAACCTGTGTGTTTTCCAGGGTCCTTTCACGCTAGCGGCGGCGCAGGCGGTGTGTGGAGGGTCGGACGTTCTATCGGATATTGCGGGATTGCGCGAGAAGTCACTGTTGAGAACCGAGGAGGACGGAGGCGAGATGAGGTTCGTGCTGCTGCAGAGCCTAAGGGAGTACGGACTAGCCAAGGTAGCGCAGCATGGCGACATCATGGACCTCAAGCGGCGTCACGCTTCCTTCTACGCCGATATGTTGTCGGAACTGACGCACAGTGAGTGGCAATGGTTTCCGTTCGCGTACGTCAAGCGTTTGGTGCAGGCGCGGGATCAGTTGCGCGCGGCGGCCCACTACACCCAGGAGCTTGCAGACGGCCCCCTGACGGCGCGGCTGGTGTCGGCCGTGGTGCGCCTCCCGCAGCTACTGATGCCTTTCTCGCGCGGCGAGATTGTCAGTTGGATCGAATCATCCTTGCCGGCGATGGAATCCTTCGCCCCTGCCGAGGCGCGTGCCAGAGCACTGTATCTCCTCGGTGCGCACAGGATTCGCTTGATGCCGGGCTCGGACGAAGGGATTCGAATGGTGAACCAGGCGTTGCAGGTTGCACGAGAAGCGAACATGCCCTATGACCTGTGCATGTTCCTCGCAAGCTCGTCGGTGATGCTGCCTGAGCGCAGGGAGGAGTTCCTTGCCGAGTTGGAAGCACTCGCATCTACCGGGAACCCCTATGCCATCCTGTTCTGGCACGTGTTCTCCGGGCGTGCGCTCGCATCCGAGCGACGCATAGATGAGGCGTTCGCGCGCACGCAGGCTGCTACGATCCCACTGCAGCGCTCGGGCAGCACCGAGCTGTTAGTGGCGTTGCAGGTGATGCTGGCCGACTTGGCACTGGTGCTGCACGGCGCCGAGAGGGCGAAGCGCCTCCTGGACGAGATCAAGTACGACAATCTGGAAGAGCTGGACTATGAGCTAGGCGCTTCGATGATGCGGTTGTACGTGCGGGTGGAAGCACTGTTAGGCAATCTGGACAAGGCGGAGGAGTGGGCCGAGCGAGCGACCTGGTGGCACGAAGTCGCAGAGGACGTCGCGCTCGCCTCGGCCGCACACGCCACCCAGGCCGGGCTGGCGCTCATACGTGGCAACCTAGATGCCGCCGAGGATCATGTGCGCAGGGCACGGAGTTGGCTCGCGAACGTCGAGGTGCCGCACCTGCGCATTCACTATCTGTTTGCCGCCGCCGAATTGGCACTTGCCAAAGGAAAACCCGATGAAGCGCTGGGCCACTTGTGCGAGATCGACACACACACCAGTTGGGTGATCTTGGAACCATGGCGAGAGCGCAAGATTGCACTAACTGCGTGTGCAGAGTGGCTGCGCGGCAACGAGCGGTCGGCAGCACGTCTGTTCGCCTTCGCAATGGCAAAGGGAAGTCCCTTGATGGAAGACGGTGTCGCGCTATCACGGTTCCGCTCGGTGTGGCAGGACTTTCAGGATCGGTGTGATCGCTCCGTTATCGAAGCGGGGGAAAGCGACGCAGTACACTGGTCGGTAGAACAGGCCCTCGCCGCCGCGCAGGAGATCTGCGATCAGGCGCGAGGATACTAA